From the genome of Cedecea lapagei, one region includes:
- a CDS encoding putative quinol monooxygenase, whose amino-acid sequence MLTVIAEIRTRPGSHHRQAVIAAFEKIIPTVLQEEGCHGYAPLVDHNAQVAFQTTAPDSIFMLEKWESVAHLEAHLQTPHMKEHSVRVKDDVLEVHIRILEEAVK is encoded by the coding sequence ATGCTGACAGTGATTGCAGAAATTCGCACTCGTCCTGGTTCGCATCATCGCCAGGCGGTAATTGCAGCGTTTGAGAAGATTATTCCCACCGTGCTGCAGGAAGAGGGCTGCCACGGCTACGCGCCGCTGGTCGATCACAACGCGCAGGTTGCGTTCCAGACCACCGCACCGGATTCCATCTTTATGCTGGAGAAATGGGAAAGCGTTGCGCATCTGGAAGCCCACCTCCAGACTCCCCATATGAAAGAGCACAGCGTCCGTGTTAAAGACGATGTGCTGGAAGTTCATATCCGTATTCTGGAAGAAGCCGTTAAATAA
- a CDS encoding NAD(P)H-dependent oxidoreductase — MSNILIINGGKKFGHSNGQLNDTLTEVAESYLRDLGHDVQVTRADSEYDVKAEVEKFLWADSIIWQMPGWWMGAPWTVKKYIDDVFTEGHGSLYASDGRTRSDATKKYGSGGLIQGKTYMLSLTWNAPLEAFTEKDQFFHGVGVDGVYLPFHKANQFLGMEGLPTFIANDVIKSPDVPHYVAEYRKHLAAIFA, encoded by the coding sequence ATGAGCAATATTCTGATTATCAACGGCGGTAAAAAATTCGGTCACTCTAACGGCCAGCTTAACGACACCCTGACTGAAGTCGCGGAAAGCTATTTGCGCGACCTCGGGCATGATGTTCAGGTGACCCGCGCGGACAGTGAATACGACGTTAAGGCGGAAGTTGAGAAGTTTCTCTGGGCAGACAGCATCATCTGGCAGATGCCAGGCTGGTGGATGGGTGCCCCGTGGACGGTGAAAAAATACATCGACGATGTGTTCACGGAAGGCCACGGCTCCCTGTACGCAAGCGACGGTCGTACCCGTTCAGATGCCACTAAAAAGTATGGTTCTGGCGGCCTGATTCAGGGCAAAACCTACATGTTGTCTCTGACCTGGAACGCGCCTTTAGAAGCGTTTACGGAAAAAGATCAGTTCTTCCACGGCGTGGGCGTTGACGGCGTCTATCTTCCGTTCCACAAGGCGAACCAGTTCTTGGGTATGGAAGGTCTGCCAACCTTTATCGCCAACGACGTGATCAAATCGCCTGATGTGCCACATTATGTAGCAGAATATCGCAAGCATCTGGCTGCTATTTTTGCTTAA